A region of the Cucurbita pepo subsp. pepo cultivar mu-cu-16 chromosome LG14, ASM280686v2, whole genome shotgun sequence genome:
CTTACGATCAGGGTACTACCAAGTACGTATCGCCGAAGGGGACGAGTCCAAGACGACGTGTAtaacaagatatggggccttTGAGTTCCTGGTAATGCCCTTTGGCTTGACAAACGCCCTAGCTACATTTTGCATGTTAATGAACCAGGTTTTCCACGAATACTTGGATCAGTTCGTAGTAGTATACCTCGACGACATAGTTGTATATAGCACAACCCTAGAGGAACACAAGATGCACTTGGAGCTGGTGTTTGATAAGCTGCGGCAGAATTAGTTGTacgtcaagaaagaaaaatgtgcctTCGCACAAACATGTATCAACTACCTCCATATTCGATGAGTGGAAAATCCCTACCTCCATATTCGATGTGCGATCCTTCCTAGGATTGGCAAACTACTATAGGCGGTTCATTGAAGCGTTTTCATGACGAGCTGCCCCATTAACAGAGCTCCTGAAGAATGACCACCCTTGGTCATGgtcaaataaatgtcaaatggcctttgaagatctgaaggcaACTATGACGAGGGGTCCTGTCCTCAGGCTAGTAGATGTTATAAAGCCTTTTGAAATAGAGACAGATGCTTCCGACTTTGCCCTAAGCAGTgtccttattcaagaaggccaCCCGATCGCTTATgaaagtcgaaagctcaaTGATGATGAACGGAGATACACTGTCTGCGAAAAAGAAATACTGGTTGTGGTCCATTGCCTACGAGTCTCGAGATAGTATCTCTTGAGATCAAAGTTCATAGTGAAGACGAATAACAGAACCATTTTCCACTTCttcgatcaaccaaaattgacgGCAAAACAAGCCCGGTGGTAGGAGTCATTGGCTGAATTcgacttcaaatttgaacacaaGGCAGGAAAGAGTAATCAAGCAGCCGATGCACTGAGTCGAAATGGCGAACATGCGGCCCTGTTcatgttagcccatattcattcaagtaagatcgatggatcgatgcgcgacatcatcaaagaacatttACACAAAGACCCATCGACAAAGCTGTCGTCGAACTAGCTAAAGCTGGGAAGACACGACAGTTTTTGGTCGAGGGAGACCTTCTAATGACTAAAGGAAACATATTATACGTTCCAAGAACGGGAGAACTAAGGAAGAAGCTCATTTAGGAATGTCATGATACCTTATGGGTCGGACACCCTGGGTGGCNTACCTCCATATTCGATGAGTGGAAAATCCCTACCTCCATATTCGATGTGCGATCCTTCCTAGGATTGGCAAACTACTATAGGCGGTTCATTGAAGCGTTTTCATGACGAGCTGCCCCATTAACAGAGCTCCTGAAGAATGACCACCCTTGGTCATGgtcaaataaatgtcaaatggcctttgaagatctgaaggcaACTATGACGAGGGGTCCTGTCCTCAGGCTAGTAGATGTTATAAAGCCTTTTGAAATAGAGACAGATGCTTCCGACTTTGCCCTAAGCAGTgtccttattcaagaaggccaCCCGATCGCTTATgaaagtcgaaagctcaaTGATGATGAACGGAGATACACTGTCTGCGAAAAAGAAATACTGGTTGTGGTCCATTGCCTACGAGTCTCGAGATAGTATCTCTTGAGATCAAAGTTCATAGTGAAGACGAATAACAGAACCATTTTCCACTTCttcgatcaaccaaaattgacgGCAAAACAAGCCCGGTGGTAGGAGTCATTGGCTGAATTcgacttcaaatttgaacacaaGGCAGGAAAGAGTAATCAAGCAGCCGATGCACTGAGTCGAAATGGCGAACATGCGGCCCTGTTcatgttagcccatattcattcaagtaagatcgatggatcgatgcgcgacatcatcaaagaacatttACACAAAGACCCATCGACAAAGCTGTCGTCGAACTAGCTAAAGCTGGGAAGACACGACAGTTTTTGGTCGAGGGAGACCTTCTAATGACTAAAGGAAACATATTATACGTTCCAAGAACGGGAGAACTAAGGAAGAAGCTCATTTAGGAATGTCATGATACCTTATGGGTCGGACACCCTGGGTGGCAAAGAACATATGCCCTGATAAAAAAGGGTACTTCTGGCCGAATATGCGGGACGACATCATGCAGTACATCAAGACGTACCTCATCTGCCAACAAGACAAAGTCGAGAANCTATGACGAGGGGTCCTGTCCTCAGGCTAGTAGATGTTATAAAGCCTTTTGAAATAGAGACAGATGCTTCCGACTTTGCCCTAAGCAGTgtccttattcaagaaggccaCCCGATCGCTTATgaaagtcgaaagctcaaTGATGATGAACGGAGATACACTGTCTGCGAAAAAGAAATACTGGTTGTGGTCCATTGCCTACGAGTCTCGAGATAGTATCTCTTGAGATCAAAGTTCATAGTGAAGACGAATAACAGAACCATTTTCCACTTCttcgatcaaccaaaattgacgGCAAAACAAGCCCGGTGGTAGGAGTCATTGGCTGAATTcgacttcaaatttgaacacaaGGCAGGAAAGAGTAATCAAGCAGCCGATGCACTGAGTCGAAATGGCGAACATGCGGCCCTGTTcatgttagcccatattcattcaagtaagatcgatggatcgatgcgcgacatcatcaaagaacatttACACAAAGACCCATCGACAAAGCTGTCGTCGAACTAGCTAAAGCTGGGAAGACACGACAGTTTTTGGTCGAGGGAGACCTTCTAATGACTAAAGGAAACATATTATACGTTCCAAGAACGGGAGAACTAAGGAAGAAGCTCATTTAGGAATGTCATGATACCTTATGGGTCGGACACCCTGGGTGGCAAAGAACATATGCCCTGATAAAAAAGGGTACTTCTGGCCGAATATGCGGGACGACATCATGCAGTACATCAAGACGTACCTCATCTGCCAACAAGACAAAGTCGAGAAAGCCAAAGAATCAAACTCTTTGAACCTCTACCTGTGCCAACAAGGCCTTGGGAAAGTGTGTCTCTagacttcataacacacctcccaaaagtcggGGAATATGACGCCATCTTGGTAATCGTAGACCAGTTCTCGAAATATGTGACNAATAACAGAACCATTTTCCACTTCttcgatcaaccaaaattgacgGCAAAACAAGCCCGGTGGTAGGAGTCATTGGCTGAATTcgacttcaaatttgaacacaaGGCAGGAAAGAGTAATCAAGCAGCCGATGCACTGAGTCGAAATGGCGAACATGCGGCCCTGTTcatgttagcccatattcattcaagtaagatcgatggatcgatgcgcgacatcatcaaagaacatttACACAAAGACCCATCGACAAAGCTGTCGTCGAACTAGCTAAAGCTGGGAAGACACGACAGTTTTTGGTCGAGGGAGACCTTCTAATGACTAAAGGAAACATATTATACGTTCCAAGAACGGGAGAACTAAGGAAGAAGCTCATTTAGGAATGTCATGATACCTTATGGGTCGGACACCCTGGGTGGCAAAGAACATATGCCCTGATAAAAAAGGGTACTTCTGGCCGAATATGCGGGACGACATCATGCAGTACATCAAGACGTACCTCATCTGCCAACAAGACAAAGTCGAGAAAGCCAAAGAATCAAACTCTTTGAACCTCTACCTGTGCCAACAAGGCCTTGGGAAAGTGTGTCTCTagacttcataacacacctcccaaaagtcggGGAATATGACGCCATCTTGGTAATCGTAGACCAGTTCTCGAAATATGTGACGTTCGTCCCCACTCCCAAATTATGCTCCACTGAACTAACAgcccaactatttttcaaacacgttgtaAAGTTATGGGGCATTTCGTCGAGCATCATCAGTGATAGGGCTGGTAGATTCATTAGCACATTCTGGATAGAATTATTCGCCTTCTTGGGAACGACTTTAAACATCTCCATGAGCTATCATCCTCAAACCGGTGGACAGACGGAACGGTTCAGctgcttgctcgaagaatacttacgtcacttcgTCGACGCTCGCCAGAAGAATTGGATAAATTATGTTTCAATTGTCAAACGAGCTTGTCTATGGGGAATAGCCCCTTCGAAATTGTAAGTAGACGACAACTGGCCTCGccccatattattgatcatccttatgcagggaaaaaccctcaagctcaAAACTTCACAAGAGAATGAAGTAGACAACAGATATAGTCCGGGCATATTGccaagcatatgaagaagtGGGCAGACAAGAAGCGTTGTCCCCTCCAATTCCGAACAAGAGGTCAAGTCCTCATCAAGTTGAGACCAGAACAGATCAGATTTCGTAGCCGAAAGGACCAGAGActagtttaaaaatatgaaggcccggttgaagtccttaaaaagatcGGGTCTACCTCCTACAGAGTTGTGTTAcccacatggatgaaaatccacccAGTAATTCATGTTAGCAACTTGAAGCCATATCACCCTGACCCAGATGACAACAAGCGAAATGTAATCACGAGACCGAGCATCGATCTGAAACAAAGAGACATCAAAGAAATAGAGGAGATCCTAGCCAACAGagttaggaagataggaagactTGTACGAACGATTTGTGAATTCattgtcaaatggaagaatctccctacgGAGGAAACCAGCTGGGAACGCGCTGAAGATCTGGACTCCACCGCTGCCCACATCGCCAGGTTTGAAAGTAGTCGGTTGacagggacgtcaaccaattaggttggggaggatgtcacggtcatgctcgtccaagacgtgttgtccatggtcgcatgcccatgacaagcccaaccctttatgtcttttcatattctagtgttttacttttgtatttctaggaagtatgacgtttcagaaatatcatgtctaagCCTGTTaaacatgaaatgcctcagagTGTACTATAAGGGGatacgaattggcttagctcacttgtcgtgaaaaagtgagtgccgcacaatcgcaagtccgctgccatcaaaagtgcgattgtgaacACTTGGCATCCACACCATACGTGGAAGGGATGCAGCTGGGTCTCGGGTTGAGGTGCAAGTTGCGGGGCAAGGCGCCTTGCATTCTAGGCTTGTGTCGTGTGCTGGGTTGGGGCCAAGCACGCGTGGAGAGCTGACTGGACGTGGTTCGTGAACGGGATTGGCTCGCAAATTGACTTGGACTCATGGATGTCGGATCTGAGTTCAAACCTGACCCAGAATTGACCCGTGGATTTCTTCTCTATAACCCAAACattgcaaaagaaacaaaagaaaaaaacaaagaccATGTGCGAACAAACGACAATAATGGATGCCCATTTGTCTTGTGTCGAGTTGTCATGTAGTGCTCAATCTCTTACCCCAAAATATCTCTCCTTTTATAAACTCATCTCTTTGTAATTTACAGGCAACCCAACAAAAAGAAGCCATGGTCAAGGAGGCTAGAGCTGAAGCAAAACTTGGGGTTGGTGTTGAAACCCTTTGGAAAGCTTTGGTTGAAGATTTGAGATTCATCGTTCCAAAGCTCATTCCCAACACCGTTGAAAACATTGAGCTCCTTCATGGAAATGGTGGCATTGGCTCTGTCTTGCTCTTCCATCTTGGCCCCGGTGAGTTCTTCATCTTCCATATAATTCCACATCgactatttttcttcttattttgtgttgtttCTTACTTAGAGTTAAGATCTTCCTACGTAGTCCCACAAGGTAAAAAACGTTGGTTTTGACCCTCGATTGAATTTTACCAAAACGAATAATCGAAGCAGAAAGAAATGCTCATAAAACGTACTACCCACTAGCAACAACCTGCTACTCCTAAACCCATTAGCAATCTCAACTTTAGAGACGAGTTCAATTAGGGCAAAAAAACCGATTACAACATCAAAATAAGCCAATGCTCCACGAGCTTTGTACTTAAATACTTAAATTACTAACAATTCTCCTGGAAATGCTCCAcgattaataatttttcaatgtATGAATGTCACACCCCATGATTCCAATATAATGTTTAATCTTCGATTTTGAATCAATCGAGCTTATTGActcacaaaaaagaaagatttgcaGACGTAAAGATAATGAAGAtccagaaagaaagaatcgtAGAACTTGACGAGACAAAACATGAATTTGGGCTAGAAGTGATGGAAGGAATTCTCTTAAAAAAggggttttcttctttcaagaCAACATTCAAGCTTTCCTCCATGGGAGAGAAGGAAACCCTAGTAGATATCAAGGTTGTTTATGAGACGGAAAGAGATGGTGAAGATGAAGTTGAGATGAAGGAAGCAGCAACAAAGCCAgctctttcatttcttcaactCTTGGAGAAGTTTCTTCTTGATTTATCAtcttaaaaacatgttttatattcttaatcttcataTTATAATCTCTCACATCATCAACTTGGACTATATATATTGTATTGTTGTAAgatattctatattttaatttctagttGTTCCAAAATTTGTAAGGGCCATTGTCATATGTAATATAGTATATGCTTTTCATCCATATAAGTgaatatttcacattttaattctaatttgttagcttgtattttgttttttgtatctaaaataaagtttaaaaacatgtttattttagttcaactTTTTAGAATTGTTCTATTGTCTCGAACCTACTCTAAGAGAGTGGGTTAACAACTCCTCCCAAGCGAGCAAACACGTCAACcagcaataaataaataggacGAAATAAGTGGTTGAAAAGAGAAATATCGTGACGCGATCGAGAAAAACAGTGCATACACTAATGTTCAAGAAAGTCGAGCAAAAGTAAAGATAAATATAGAATCAAGGGTGGGGCCAATGGTGTCAATAACAAGCTTAATGAGAGTCGGTTGATGGGGCGTGAGACGATTGTATATTCTTAAGTTTGTTTTAGATTGTCGCATGGagatatattatatttgtagaATTTATGACATCAATATCACAATAGTTAGCGACGACACAGGATCATCGAATATGTCAACCGACAGATACCATAACAAATCTTTATCTTCACGGATCTTAACCGTGCTAGATTTATTAGAACTCATTCTTATGCACATATGATACAACTACGACACAACttgttattgaaaataaaatgcaatGACTACATATGAGGCAAACTTATATAAATCAATGACAGATATATGTTTCAAATAATGATCATTGGTAGAAATTGAGATAACTATCGatgatgaaaattgaaaacgaAAGAAATTGATTGACAAGGATTAATCAAACAATGGATGAACACTAGagaacctaaaaaaaataggattacttgataattaaattgaaagataatcttaaaaatataaaatgaaagaaattaaaatacctAGATAAGATAACgaaatctcaattttaaaatataattgatgtaATATAACGAActtatttttactattaaaataaaatcattactACATGCATGACATACAAGAAATTCGATTAGAAATATTCACATGTAAACAAAGtcataaacttaaaactttacTTCGTTTTAAGGAATaacgaaaacaaaataacaatttCTATGGTCCAACTTAAGGACCGCAACTTAAATAGAAAATGCGACGAAGgaaatgaactcttcatccatgTAGTAGAAGTATTGAAAatcgttttgattttttttaagaattaaaacaaagcaataaataGAAGAGCAAGAACCCTACCTTCTTAGAAACCTTAGCTTGCAAGATGCGTTCAAGTATTCCAACAATGTAAAAGTTCATCAACATTCCACAAGATCTTTCTtgctatgactcgaacacaaggtcaaggcttgtgggagcctcttgaaaaaaaaatccgtaAGGAATTGGAGAAGAATAGTTTCGAGAATTGTTTGGAgatgtaatttcattctccAAAGAAAATGGGTGAGATTCGTATGTCTTTGGCTCAACCCAAGAGTTCTATTTTCATCCGATctttagtactaaattatagtttaccatatacatcatatttgatattttattaaaggcaaatatctcttgcataggtatctttccagcTCTTTCtatattcttgtaatttattaaaaatttatttaattataaatagataactttTACATCATTTATGAGGTGGTTTTATGAggtggttttagcaaatattatgATGTTTCAAAGTCCTTTTGGTTCAGCAACCTCCATCTTTTATTATTGTCAATGGCTTCTGAATCTTTACTCTTCTTCCCACCACCACTGTTGGCTTTGATGCCGTAGGGGCAGTCTTTATGGCTGCCATTGgcggagccgattgattactctcggctccacccttttgacctccaaatcactTTTTGTCATATTTTGTACCTACAACTTCACTTTTTCCAACAGAATCAGTTTTCCCTTAGCCAACAtagcctctttcattttcttatggacccttcatccttcacaaaaACCCTAACCTCAAGATCCTCATCAGCATTCTCATTGGAACTATATGAAATTTCGACAAGTCCATCAACCTtctgcagagatttaccttcgAAATTCGGGCGCCGCACTAGCCTCTTCACCAACTAAATCACCGTCGGCCTCCTCTCCAAAATCGGCTCCCTCGCCCCCCACTGTGGCGACCATTCCAGCTTCAACACCATCTTCATCTTTTACGGGGGATATGACTCTCTATGTCTCTTGCCCTTTTCTCAAAATAGAGCCATTGCCCCAATTTTGAAGCCTCTACCTTGAGTCTCTATAGTCCACACCCTGTGGAAATCTTATGGGATtttccattctctctctctcttttttttttttttttttttttttNATGGCGGCTGAGCGATGATCCCTTTGCCGATTTCAATActcaagaaagtgtttctctacgtCTCCTCTGAACTAGGTTGCTGACAttttcacgaaaagtgtttctcaacctctatttgaatttttcagttTCAAGCTTAACGTTTGTTGAAATTTGACGCTCAGTTTTCAGGGTGgaaatttagtactaaattataatttacatatatattatatttgatattttattaaaacaaatatcttTTACACAataatctttcatttatttatctttcaatttattactcttctcatatcctttaatttatttatggtcgggttttagcaaatattttcatttgacTCGGGAGAATTTTGcccaataatatatttgtatatctatataatattttatacaaatcatatttaaatattataaaatatcctaatatatatttaactaatttaagtctcaaatatattattatttaatatatcaaatacattaattgatttaatatttaatttatcaaatacaataaatatatttttcctttaatatatctaatatattaaatattaatttcaacacttcaaattaatatttttttttctatttatatttaatatatctaatatattaaatattaatttgacatttcaaattaaatttattttctcttttatatttaatatatctaatatatattaatatatattaaatattcaatttgaATACTTCAAATACATTGAATCTCTTAACGTTACTCTAAGCTAGTAAGGGGATCTTATGAACCTATCGAATATAAGCtacaatgatataaaattaattaattaattaaactctttaattaatcaattcaTTAACTACaggtcactccactatagaccTAAACTTGTACTCTTATGCACGgtaggacaagttatgtccattgatataatcattacaagcaagttGATCTTTCAcaagttgttcataattacagctcTGTCAAAAGTTCGTATTACCCctataattacatctttcaccaAGTACCACTAATTCTCTCATGAACCAAGTCCCTTCCcagccaatgagagggtggggcccatTGTTTAAGTTCTGagtacttaagagaacaactcatctactttccttatagggaaaggagtgaattccatctcatgatattatgttcccaactccCAATTTGGTCCAAGTCCTCGAAATGGTAAGTATATTGAATTGGCTAAAAGAGTCCTTCTCACCCATATAAATCAAAGGACAAACCCTCACAggcaggagttcataactcactcagaATTAAGATGAAGTcccatatgatcatcatgtgaaatattaatcttctcaattaacagATTTATGAAGGgtgattaaatatttgttggtCTAGTCTTATATAAACTCATTGTATATGATACCTCACTCACATGCCTGcacatgaatgatttggatcaaatcatttgcaATAATTACATATTGGGCCGTATCAATAGATAGGATAAGGCatccaaccttatccatatagtATAGAccctttaggttattacttgaacatcATCCTCCTCTATGTCAACCACTTAcggttcaagattacattaataaccttggattttcatacaatcgataacaattaaattacaaataaaataataaaaattattattagaaactaaataattaattacgaagatttagggcataaatcccaacaCTTAACTTATTGATGtctacttttatttataaagaaagtAGCACATGACTCGAGTATTTAACAAATACTGTTAACCGCAGTCGCATCACATTTGAGACCTATGTGTTCCTAGAAGACGAGCGGTTTTAAGTATTTGATGTAGGAAGAAGAAACTTTTCCAagagttgaaaaaaataaagaggtgGGGCAGTTGCAATTGCGTCCATGCGAGCTTGTTCATCTTCTCCATCTTTTTCAGTCTCATAAGCAACTTTGATATCCACAaggctttccttttcactCAAAGAGGACAGCTTAAACGTTGtcttgaaagaagaaaaccctCTTTTCAATACATTCCCTTCCAACACTTGTATCACAAGTTCATGCCTTGTTTCATCAACTTCCACAATCCTTTCCTTCTGGCTCCTCATCGCTTCCTCCTCTACAAACACTCATATTATAAGACCAAAAGAAGTAAGGAAATAAGGTGAATCAAGAGCATGAACTCACTATGAACAAGATGGAAGAGCAAGATCGAGCCAACGCCGCCATCTCCATGAAGGAGCTCAATTTTTTCAACGGTGTCGGGCATGAGCTGTGGAATGATAAATCTCAAGTCTTTAGCCAATGCTTTCCAAAGGGTTTCAATTTCAACCCCAAGTTTTGCTTCAGCTTTAGCCTCCTTTGTAACCATGGCTTCCTCACCCTTTGATTTGGCTGTATAAGTTTCATAGAGATAAGCTTAGTTTATGTGTTATAATAAAGGATAAGAGATTCACACTTTTAGACAACAAATGGCTTCCATGCATTTATCTTTGCCTTTTTGCTTCTTGTTCTGTGCTCCAGGCTTTGTTGAAATAATGACATTTGAGAAACATGCCATCTTTGGCGAAAGTTGACCATGCATCAAATGCcattaaataatcaaataaatactTTTCTATTTCAGCTTATATGCACTTTTCCAATTGGCATCGTAAAATTCAAAACTGGGCTCCGAGACGACGTCGTATGAAGGATATACGCTAGAAGAAAATAGGGAAAAGTATGCGGTGAGCGTGGATCGAACACGcgaccttcagatcttcagtctGACGCTCTCCCAACTAAGCTATCCCCGCTTGTTATTTATACTTTGAactatattttgaattaataaaatataaaaatgaacgTGATTTTATctgaagttaattttttattttttgtttttaactcTGAACATTTTAGCAGTGAGATTAGAGTTGGGGGAACAGGTATTAACTCTAAATTCCAGCCTCATTTTGTTTCTGTAAATGGAGCAGCGGGAGCCACTGGATAACGCGGCAGCCGTATACGGAACAGCAATGACATACACCCATCTCACTCTCACACCAGATAATCCATCATGAATTTCTTCTTATCTGCTTCCCCATATTTCCTTTAATCCCAAATGACAAGTTTCATCAGATTCTCTTCCTTCAACCTACTACACGACAATTTCTACACAAAACCCACCCGATTTAATCCTCTTCCGCCCCCGAAGGTTGCCTCCTGCCACCGAAATGGGTTCCGTTTGAGGCTTTGTGGAGGGAAGTTGCCGTTTCTTAGTGGGGGTTGGGGTAACAATGGGGTTTCGGGAAAATACGGAGTGTTTAAGGGAAGGAGAGGGCTAATTGTCGCAAGGTTTGATCAGGGTTTTGGATTTAACGGCGGCGgaagcggcggcggcggcggagacgATGGTGCAACCGCGAGGCTTCTGGGTAATATTGCTTTGGCTGCTGGGTTAACTTACCTTTCAGTAACAGGGCAGCTTGGCTGGATTTTAGATGCGATCGTTTCCATTTGGGTCTGTATTcatcttctctcttctcttgtTTTGATTCTCAAGGATTTGTGAATGTCTTAACCTTCTCAAAGAAACATTGGTTTTTCGTTCTAGTGTTCGTCTGTTCGGCTCTTATTAGGACTTGTCCGTGTGATGAAAGGGCAGCTCTTCGTTCACTATTATCTTAATACTTCACTGAAGAGTAGTATTAATACTTCACTGAAGAGTAGTAATAGGAGCATGTTTATGGCTGGCTTTTCCTTGAAAACTGATTTCTAATTGGAAAA
Encoded here:
- the LOC111810540 gene encoding phytohormone-binding protein-like, producing MVKEARAEAKLGVGVETLWKALVEDLRFIVPKLIPNTVENIELLHGNGGIGSVLLFHLGPDVKIMKIQKERIVELDETKHEFGLEVMEGILLKKGFSSFKTTFKLSSMGEKETLVDIKVVYETERDGEDEVEMKEAATKPALSFLQLLEKFLLDLSS
- the LOC111810103 gene encoding uncharacterized protein LOC111810103, which translates into the protein MTSFIRFSSFNLLHDNFYTKPTRFNPLPPPKVASCHRNGFRLRLCGGKLPFLSGGWGNNGVSGKYGVFKGRRGLIVARFDQGFGFNGGGSGGGGGDDGATARLLGNIALAAGLTYLSVTGQLGWILDAIVSIWLVAVLVPIVGVAAFIWWAGRDIVQSTCPNCGNEFQIFKSTLNEELQLCPFCSQPFSVVDDKFVRDSVMFSNKTSSTFGQAFSDFTSPRKGKETSGAVVDIEAEVKDVD
- the LOC111810547 gene encoding phytohormone-binding protein-like, with translation MVTKEAKAEAKLGVEIETLWKALAKDLRFIIPQLMPDTVEKIELLHGDGGVGSILLFHLVHKEEAMRSQKERIVEVDETRHELVIQVLEGNVLKRGFSSFKTTFKLSSLSEKESLVDIKVAYETEKDGEDEQARMDAIATAPPLYFFQLLEKFLLPTSNT